The proteins below come from a single Mugil cephalus isolate CIBA_MC_2020 chromosome 7, CIBA_Mcephalus_1.1, whole genome shotgun sequence genomic window:
- the LOC125010872 gene encoding transcription factor HES-1-like — MPAGCLGRTSPSSVAAIPASGDSTPEKPRTQTESRKSSKPIMEKRRRARINESLGQLKTLILDALKKDSSRHSKLEKADILEMTVKHLRNLQRLQMTAAVNTDPSVLSKYRAGFSECVGEVTRFLSTCEGANPEVRTRLLGHLAACMTQINGVSFYGPHLGGLGPGQNGTQVSAASAAQAPCKSMSPLHTSPEVMKLYGGFQVVPTPDGQFAFLVPSAALAPLTAQNSQHASPVAPAVTSDSVWRPW; from the exons ATGCCAGCGGGCTGTTTAGGAAGAACATCTCCATCGTCCGTGGCTGCCATCCCGGCAAGTGGCGACTCCACGCCTGAGAAACCCCGCACTcagacagagagcaggaag TCCTCCAAACCAATCATGGAAAAGAGGAGACGTGCTCGCATTAATGAGAGTCTGGGTCAGCTGAAGACCCTCATCCTGGATGCGCTCAAGAAAGAT AGCTCCAGGCACTCTAAACTGGAGAAGGCTGACATCCTGGAGATGACTGTGAAGCATCTCAGGAACCTGCAGCGACTTCAGATGACCG CTGCTGTAAACACGGACCCGTCCGTCCTGAGTAAATACAGAGCAGGCTTCAGTGAGTGCGTGGGAGAGGTCACACGTTTCCTGTCCACGTGTGAAGGAGCGAACCCAGAGGTGAGGACTCGCCTCCTCGGCCACCTAGCAGCCTGCATGACCCAGATCAACGGCGTGAGCTTCTACGGACCTCACCTAGGCGGACTGGGGCCGGGGCAGAACGGCACGCAGGTTTCAGCCGCTTCCGCCGCACAGGCGCCTTGCAAGAGCATGTCACCGCTGCACACGTCCCCCGAGGTCATGAAACTGTACGGCGGCTTCCAGGTCGTGCCGACGCCAGACGGACAGTTCGCTTTTCTTGTTCCCAGCGCAGCCCTCGCACCTCTGACAGCGCAGAACAGCCAGCATGCGTCGCCTGTTGCACCCGCAGTCACCTCAGACTCTGTGTGGAGGCCGTGGTAG